Proteins from a genomic interval of Dendropsophus ebraccatus isolate aDenEbr1 chromosome 6, aDenEbr1.pat, whole genome shotgun sequence:
- the LOC138795284 gene encoding cytochrome P450 2K6-like: protein MIIGLFGFTYKYKSVFNWEGGEILSIQRIAIACSSKEEQDDYWNVGRWSQVSRYSEGWNILYWVGNRQFRRSDKRGSNILRLDSTIMLGPDFITIVLLFIIFCLFTKVFYNQKENKYKNFPLGPKCLPVIGNLHIFDITDPSRTLTQLSNKYGPVFSIQLGMQKVIVLYGYDAVKDAFVNHAEEFADRADIPIFTDIFKGHGIIFSNGENWKVMRRFTISTLRDFGMGRKSLEDRINEESDCLVQTFKSYGGKPFENTTIINSAVGNIIASILFGHRYNHGDPTILKFMSLVNEDFKLMGSPMIMLYNIYPNLIRWLPGGHRTLFKNNSEFQDFIIKTFIRQKNRLDVRHQGSLIDAFLTKQLENNPESDQYFHNDNLIALVSNLFIAGMETTSTTMRWAILLMMKYPEIQKNVQKEIDQVIGLRQPQMEHRKHMPYTDAVIHEIQRFGNIIPATVPHAATQDVMFRGYFIPKGTQSNKNYFEKPDEFYPEHFLNSQGHFVKNEAFLPFLAGKRRCAGEILAKAELFIFFTKLLQNFTFQAPPGIEVDITPVVGFTNAPMMHDMCAVPRHSD, encoded by the exons atgataATTGGCCTTTTTGGGTTTACGTACAAATATAAATCGGTCTTCAATTGGGAAGGTGGAGAGATTTTATCAATTCAAAGGATAGCAATAGCCTGCTCTTCAAAGGAAGAACAAGATGACTACTGGAATGTTGGGAGGTGGTCCCAGGTCAGCAGGTATTCTGAGGGCTGGAATATTTTGTATTGGGTTGGCAACAGACAATTCAGAAGGAGTGATAAGAGAGGCAGTAATATTCTCCGATTAG ATTCAACCATCATGCTGGGTCCTGACTTTATTACTATTGTTCTCCTCTTCATAATTTTCTGTCTTTTCACCAAAGTATTTTATAACCAGAAGGAAAATAAGTACAAGAATTTCCCTCTCGGACCCAAGTGTTTGCCAGTCATTGGGAATCTTCATATATTTGACATAACGGACCCTTCTAGAACATTAACCCAG TTAAGCAACAAGTATGGCCCAGTGTTCAGCATCCAGCTGGGAATGCAGAAGGTGATTGTATTGTATGGATATGATGCAGTGAAGGACGCGTTTGTCAACCATGCTGAAGAATTTGCTGACAGAGCTGACATACCGATATTCACGGACATATTCAAGGGACACG gcaTTATTTTTTCTAATGGTGAAAACTGGAAAGTAATGCGACGATTTACAATTTCAACATTGAGAGACTTTGGGATGGGAAGGAAATCTTTAGAAGATCGGATAAATGAAGAGAGTGACTGCTTAGTACAGACATTTAAATCCTATGGAG GAAAGCCATTTGAGAACACTACCATCATTAACAGTGCTGTCGGCAATATCATTGCTTCTATATTATTTGGCCACCGATACAATCATGGAGATCCTACAATCCTAAAATTCATGAGTTTAGTCAATGAAGACTTTAAGCTCATGGGAAGCCCAATGATCATG TTGTACAACATATATCCAAACTTAATTCGTTGGTTACCTGGAGGTCACAGGACACTGTTTAAGAACAATTCAGAGTTTCAAGACTTCATAATCAAAACGTTCATCAGGCAGAAGAATCGGCTGGatgtcagacaccaggggagccttATTGATGCCTTTCTGACAAAGCAGCTGGAG AATAATCCTGAATCGGACCAGTATTTTCATAATGACAACTTAATCGCCCTTGTGTCCAATTTGTTTATTGCCGGGATGGAGACGACTTCTACAACTATGAGATGGGCCATCCTGCTGATGATGAAATACCCAGAGATCCAAA AAAATGTTCAAAAGGAAATAGACCAAGTAATAGGACTACGCCAGCCTCAGATGGAACATCGCAAACACATGCCCTACACGGACGCTGTCATACATGAGATTCAGAGGTTTGGGAATATTATACCCGCTACGGTTCCACATGCTGCAACTCAGGATGTCATGTTCAGAGGCTACTTCATTCCAAAA GGCACCCAAAGTAATAAAAATTACTTTGAAAAACCGGATGAATTTTATCCAGAACATTTTCTCAATTCTCAAGGACACTTTGTGAAAAATGAAGCCTTTCTGCCCTTTTTAGCAG GTAAAAGACGGTGCGCAGGAGAGATCCTGGCTAAAGCCGAGCTGTTTATCTTCTTCACCAAGCTATTGCAGAACTTTACTTTCCAGGCTCCTCCTGGCATTGAGGTTGACATTACCCCTGTAGTCGGGTTCACCAATGCTCCAATGATGCATGACATGTGCGCTGTGCCACGTCATAGTGACTAA